A stretch of Desulfobacter hydrogenophilus DNA encodes these proteins:
- a CDS encoding SBBP repeat-containing protein: MNNLIKNKLSNFTVLNITSLVCFLCLSTTVWANPQGGKVVDGNATITTPTAKQTVIHQSSDKAIINWDQFNIDSGEHTKFVQPSAGSVTLNRVVGNDPSKILGQLSANGKLVLVNPNGVFFGPDSKVDVAAMIATTNDITNDDFMAGRLNFTIPGNPGAQIINQGTMTIQEGGLVALVAPFVQNNGLIQARLGKVVLASANTFTLDLYGDDLILFEADNTITEQLQDAFGNALDSAIEQSGVIEADGGYVLLTTDVAKNVVDNAINMTGIIKAQSVKEQGGTIILNAGEGSATVSGVLDASGQEQTMGGEIRAIAEDQLNVTDGAIITAQGGSDGGDGGFLALAAGNQLTVNGRYSVLAGAPDAENGWLYIGNNTTATSLMRNPNLDGAGVQPDQATVLFEDNLGQTDDSVDFLTRADNAIMYLTAADAVVAMQTGDDTLGSVGLSLSGANEELTAVGENLLQSYSNYYIGNDPDQWVEGAQHFGAVRYENVYDGIDLIYYGNKNGDIEYDLVVSEGADPSKITLNYQGASSVVLNDMGDLVISIDGQTVVQKAPLTYQVTDEAKVIVPSRYNLTDNHVSIRLDEYDNSQVLVVDPVLKWSSFLGGSGSDSYTDIAVDSNYDLIATGHTTSVGMFSYFQGSSSLDTSHNGSTDAFITKYSSDGTVLWGSYYGGSGSDSANGIAIDSNGNIVIVGETQSENLPLLNSLDQVNNGGTDPFAAKFNPNGEMVYSTYLSGTTYYDAGRAVAIDDYDNIFIVSEKDFYGFQYPSNTDKCSIITKLSNSGELLWSRSFSLSQSYTYGSYESPYDIAIDSQGNPIIVGTASVKREYHYYTPYYDYYRYIWDSDAFIAKYSSSGDFVFSTAITGYKKDVLGLGIAVDSQDNSIMTGYAFPNGNWDVLVSKISSSGALVWSKYLAGSGDDRGYDVAVDAQDYIFVTGKTDSSSFYDLYSDGTSYHGGTDAFLAELSPTGGLIFRSYIGGAGADISNSVATDRLGNIYIAGETSSADFNTTPYAGVAFVSKVDLVANIPAELSGSSDLTFYEGDAAISLFSLISITDVDSDYHIASAEISISSGFEPINDLLLFNNQTGITGSYDSATGILTLTGIATIQDYETAIHSIQFSNNSQNPSSTERVITLTVNDIEEDSLPLNSTLSVTPVNDVPIIDNASDVDFQENATGVFLFPDLNLDDVDNTELTGATLKLSSGFFATEDSLVFIDQNNISGTYDSATGILQLSGTASLADYQTAIRSIQYVNTSEAPSSSQRSASIILTDGEDASGQLLSTVTVTPVNDAPALDTSVYGGNTPTGGVRTTTVDVASNTGVLVTDLMAAGGTGFVTDVDSNNIGIAVTNLDAPDGTWQYTLNNGTTWQNFPSVSDSSALLLTADQQTKVRYSPDNMTEGTSIERAIAFFAWDQSYGNNGESGVNVNVRGDDTAYSVDWARGYLSLSKADTSSGEGTGDNGTTDTIGTGSTDVNQIINSSGDEGSRDEPLTPDPYEPFVFDGRTVSGDNLMQFSTLDRIEIAEELEDRAYLLADDIYSAQVPDEISYQLQWMDSLLAPAYLGTSGSFRSSVSMIDGKVFFADDTEPLVIKAFSGVTDDSLAALYEMRDEVFEQNGLNIGFIEIGDTASYSPMDVIVGHMLANKAVSEYDRAATAARAAVSMGLISEEQNNFGYVGLLDTFEQPSFANQMTAISNSFQDTFVELGKAALPEADFKILKYSYGLSENFFNNAIDTKDKLMEVVADPSLLNGTNTVLAYVTTVSDLINDANMLLEGVGNLPSKVTANLSKLTVLGQNIDSAAKRNAGYAILANETSLTNGTRVLASMMKKAALHELITESCNVVANIIEIFAELSGSETMKIASGYLNAASTAIDTVGEYDNQAITSELQYLQRQTAAYQPAIPDNAFKEYETSRTVLDAITTPAL; this comes from the coding sequence GTGAATAATCTGATAAAAAATAAACTGTCCAATTTTACAGTGTTGAATATTACATCTCTGGTTTGCTTCCTGTGTCTGTCCACAACGGTCTGGGCAAACCCTCAAGGGGGCAAGGTTGTTGACGGTAATGCCACGATCACGACCCCCACGGCAAAACAAACCGTCATCCATCAAAGCAGCGATAAAGCAATTATCAACTGGGATCAGTTCAATATCGATTCTGGAGAACATACTAAGTTCGTCCAACCATCTGCCGGATCTGTCACCCTGAACCGGGTTGTCGGCAACGATCCATCCAAAATTCTCGGTCAGTTATCCGCAAACGGAAAGCTGGTTCTGGTCAACCCGAACGGCGTCTTCTTTGGTCCTGACTCCAAGGTCGATGTGGCCGCCATGATCGCCACAACCAACGATATTACCAATGACGACTTCATGGCAGGACGGCTAAACTTCACCATCCCTGGTAATCCCGGCGCTCAAATCATCAACCAGGGTACCATGACGATTCAGGAAGGCGGCCTTGTCGCTCTGGTTGCTCCCTTCGTTCAGAACAACGGACTGATTCAGGCACGTCTAGGCAAGGTGGTACTTGCCTCGGCCAATACATTTACCCTCGACCTTTACGGTGACGACCTCATCCTGTTTGAAGCGGACAACACAATTACGGAACAGCTTCAGGACGCCTTCGGTAATGCTCTGGACAGCGCCATTGAGCAGAGTGGGGTTATCGAAGCAGATGGCGGCTATGTGCTGCTGACCACCGACGTTGCTAAAAACGTGGTGGATAATGCCATCAACATGACCGGCATCATCAAGGCACAGTCGGTGAAAGAACAAGGTGGGACGATTATTCTCAATGCCGGCGAAGGTAGCGCCACGGTTTCCGGTGTATTGGACGCAAGTGGACAGGAACAAACCATGGGCGGTGAAATCCGCGCCATTGCTGAAGATCAACTCAATGTCACAGATGGCGCCATCATTACCGCCCAAGGCGGCAGTGATGGTGGAGACGGAGGATTCCTTGCCCTTGCGGCGGGCAATCAATTGACCGTCAACGGTCGATACTCTGTTCTGGCCGGAGCACCGGATGCGGAAAACGGCTGGCTTTACATTGGCAACAATACGACTGCAACTTCATTAATGCGCAATCCCAATCTGGATGGTGCCGGAGTGCAACCGGATCAAGCCACCGTACTGTTTGAAGACAACCTCGGACAGACCGATGACAGCGTGGACTTTTTGACCCGCGCAGATAACGCTATTATGTATCTGACAGCGGCTGATGCGGTAGTCGCCATGCAAACGGGTGATGATACTTTGGGATCTGTCGGGCTTAGCCTGTCCGGGGCCAATGAGGAACTGACAGCCGTTGGTGAAAACCTGCTGCAAAGTTATTCCAACTACTACATCGGCAATGATCCGGATCAATGGGTGGAAGGTGCACAACATTTTGGTGCAGTACGATACGAAAATGTCTATGACGGTATCGATCTGATTTATTACGGCAACAAGAACGGTGACATCGAGTACGACCTGGTGGTGTCCGAAGGAGCAGATCCATCCAAAATCACCTTGAATTATCAGGGTGCAAGCAGCGTTGTGTTGAATGATATGGGTGATTTGGTGATTAGCATTGATGGGCAGACGGTTGTTCAGAAAGCGCCTCTCACCTATCAGGTAACGGATGAAGCCAAGGTGATTGTGCCGAGTCGGTACAACTTGACGGATAATCATGTTTCCATTCGGCTTGATGAATACGATAATAGCCAAGTGTTGGTTGTTGACCCGGTTTTGAAGTGGAGTTCCTTTCTTGGGGGGTCGGGAAGTGACAGTTATACAGATATTGCAGTTGATTCTAACTATGATTTGATTGCAACTGGCCATACAACTTCTGTTGGTATGTTTTCTTATTTTCAAGGAAGTAGTAGCTTAGATACTTCACATAATGGTTCTACTGACGCCTTTATAACAAAATATTCTTCAGATGGAACTGTCTTGTGGGGCAGTTATTATGGAGGCAGTGGAAGCGATAGCGCCAATGGTATCGCCATCGACAGCAATGGAAATATTGTCATTGTTGGAGAAACGCAGTCCGAGAATCTCCCATTACTCAACAGTTTAGATCAGGTTAATAATGGAGGGACAGACCCTTTTGCAGCAAAATTTAATCCCAATGGCGAGATGGTTTATTCGACCTATCTTTCCGGAACTACTTATTATGATGCAGGGAGGGCTGTTGCCATTGACGATTATGACAATATATTTATTGTTTCCGAAAAGGACTTTTACGGATTCCAGTATCCCAGTAATACAGATAAATGTAGTATCATTACAAAATTATCAAATAGCGGAGAACTTTTATGGTCAAGAAGTTTTAGTCTTAGTCAAAGTTACACATATGGCAGCTATGAAAGTCCATATGATATTGCGATAGACTCTCAAGGGAATCCGATAATTGTTGGAACTGCTTCAGTAAAAAGAGAATACCATTATTATACTCCTTATTATGACTATTACCGATATATTTGGGATTCAGATGCTTTTATTGCAAAGTATTCATCTTCTGGGGATTTTGTTTTTTCTACTGCTATTACTGGCTATAAAAAAGATGTTTTGGGTTTAGGGATAGCTGTTGACAGCCAAGATAATAGTATCATGACAGGATATGCTTTCCCTAATGGAAATTGGGATGTATTAGTTTCAAAAATATCCTCTTCAGGCGCATTAGTCTGGTCCAAATACTTAGCTGGCAGTGGTGATGACAGGGGCTACGATGTTGCTGTTGATGCTCAGGATTACATCTTTGTAACCGGCAAAACAGATTCATCTTCTTTTTATGATTTGTACAGTGACGGCACCAGTTACCATGGCGGGACAGATGCATTTCTCGCAGAACTGTCACCTACTGGGGGACTAATTTTTAGATCATATATAGGTGGTGCCGGCGCCGACATTTCCAATAGCGTTGCTACGGATCGTTTGGGAAATATATATATTGCAGGAGAAACAAGTTCAGCTGATTTTAATACGACTCCGTACGCCGGTGTTGCCTTTGTCAGCAAAGTGGATTTAGTTGCAAATATCCCCGCTGAACTGTCGGGATCATCCGATCTTACCTTCTACGAAGGTGATGCTGCCATTTCTTTATTCTCATTAATCTCAATCACAGATGTTGATAGTGATTACCATATCGCAAGTGCAGAAATAAGTATCAGCTCAGGATTTGAGCCTATAAATGATTTACTGCTATTCAATAATCAAACCGGAATCACCGGTAGTTATGACTCCGCAACGGGAATTCTGACTCTGACTGGAATTGCCACCATACAAGATTACGAAACCGCCATTCATTCTATTCAGTTCAGCAATAATAGTCAAAATCCATCCTCCACGGAACGTGTCATTACCCTCACTGTTAATGATATTGAAGAAGATTCGCTGCCATTAAACAGCACTCTATCCGTTACCCCTGTAAATGATGTTCCGATTATTGACAACGCTTCAGATGTGGATTTCCAGGAAAATGCAACCGGCGTATTTCTTTTTCCTGATTTAAATCTTGATGATGTAGACAATACTGAATTAACCGGTGCGACCCTCAAATTAAGCAGTGGTTTCTTCGCAACGGAAGATAGCCTTGTATTTATTGATCAAAACAATATCAGCGGAACCTACGATTCGGCCACGGGTATCTTACAATTAAGCGGTACAGCGAGTTTGGCAGACTATCAGACTGCGATTCGCTCAATTCAATATGTCAACACCAGTGAAGCACCATCATCAAGCCAACGTTCCGCTTCCATTATTCTAACCGACGGAGAAGATGCTTCCGGACAACTGCTTAGTACGGTGACGGTTACACCTGTTAACGACGCCCCTGCCTTGGATACGAGTGTTTACGGCGGCAATACACCAACCGGTGGCGTTCGTACCACAACTGTGGATGTCGCGAGCAATACCGGAGTTTTGGTTACAGATTTAATGGCAGCCGGTGGAACCGGCTTTGTCACGGATGTGGACAGCAACAATATCGGCATTGCCGTTACCAATCTTGATGCCCCTGACGGCACCTGGCAATACACGCTGAACAACGGAACTACTTGGCAAAACTTTCCGAGTGTCTCAGACAGCAGCGCCCTGCTTTTAACTGCCGACCAGCAAACAAAAGTCCGCTATTCCCCAGACAACATGACAGAAGGAACAAGTATCGAGCGCGCGATTGCCTTTTTTGCCTGGGACCAAAGCTACGGCAACAATGGTGAATCTGGCGTTAATGTTAATGTGCGCGGTGATGATACTGCGTACAGTGTTGATTGGGCACGAGGCTATTTAAGCTTATCGAAAGCTGATACCAGTTCCGGTGAAGGCACTGGTGACAATGGGACCACTGATACTATTGGAACAGGAAGCACTGATGTTAATCAAATAATAAATAGTTCTGGCGACGAAGGAAGTCGCGATGAGCCCCTAACTCCTGATCCTTATGAACCTTTTGTTTTTGATGGGAGAACGGTCTCTGGAGACAACTTAATGCAGTTTTCGACTCTTGATCGAATTGAGATTGCTGAAGAATTAGAAGATAGAGCCTACCTGTTGGCCGATGACATTTACTCTGCTCAAGTGCCAGATGAAATATCATATCAACTTCAGTGGATGGATAGTCTGTTAGCACCAGCATACCTTGGGACTTCAGGAAGTTTCCGCAGTAGCGTCTCTATGATTGACGGCAAGGTGTTTTTTGCAGATGACACCGAGCCTCTTGTTATTAAAGCTTTTTCTGGCGTGACAGATGATTCGTTAGCCGCATTATACGAAATGAGGGATGAAGTATTCGAGCAGAATGGTTTAAACATTGGGTTTATTGAAATAGGAGATACCGCAAGTTATAGTCCAATGGATGTGATTGTTGGTCATATGCTGGCAAATAAAGCAGTAAGTGAATATGATCGGGCGGCTACTGCGGCACGTGCTGCTGTTTCAATGGGATTGATCTCAGAAGAACAAAATAATTTTGGATATGTTGGTTTACTGGACACTTTTGAGCAGCCAAGCTTTGCGAATCAAATGACCGCTATATCAAATTCATTCCAAGATACTTTTGTAGAATTGGGAAAGGCTGCCTTGCCAGAGGCTGATTTTAAAATCCTCAAATACTCATATGGTTTATCTGAAAACTTTTTTAACAACGCTATTGATACTAAAGACAAATTAATGGAAGTTGTTGCTGATCCATCATTGCTGAATGGAACGAATACAGTTTTAGCTTATGTAACAACTGTTTCCGACTTGATTAATGATGCAAACATGTTATTAGAAGGGGTTGGAAATCTTCCTTCTAAGGTAACGGCTAATCTTTCTAAGCTAACTGTTCTGGGGCAAAATATAGACAGTGCTGCTAAAAGGAATGCGGGCTATGCCATTCTAGCCAATGAGACATCTCTTACAAACGGCACAAGGGTTTTGGCCTCAATGATGAAAAAGGCAGCACTACACGAACTGATTACGGAGTCTTGTAATGTGGTAGCCAATATCATAGAAATTTTTGCCGAACTGTCCGGTAGTGAAACGATGAAAATCGCATCGGGTTATTTAAACGCCGCTTCTACAGCGATTGATACAGTTGGAGAGTATGATAATCAAGCAATCACTAGCGAACTCCAATACTTACAGCGGCAAACTGCTGCGTACCAACCTGCAATCCCTGATAACGCATTCAAAGAATATGAGACTTCAAGAACTGTTTTGGATGCTATCACTACTCCCGCCTTGTAG
- a CDS encoding transposase, whose amino-acid sequence MMDRAYDADKLIEQFKHQGIIPVIPPKSNRKEIREYDRHIYKERNLIECFIGKLKHFRRIFFRFEKSAKNYMYFVRFATTILTHRVICLR is encoded by the coding sequence TTGATGGATAGAGCTTATGACGCGGATAAACTGATTGAACAGTTTAAACACCAGGGCATTATTCCTGTCATTCCCCCAAAATCAAATCGAAAGGAAATCCGTGAATATGACAGGCACATATATAAAGAACGCAATCTTATTGAATGTTTCATTGGCAAATTGAAACACTTTCGTCGAATATTTTTTCGGTTTGAAAAGTCGGCAAAAAATTATATGTATTTTGTTCGTTTTGCGACAACTATCCTGACACATAGGGTGATATGCCTTCGCTAA
- a CDS encoding CHC2 zinc finger domain-containing protein, translated as MGKLFSSKELYKLRNSIPIHVLIETQLGIPAKISEGVFRFLCPLCNEFQTAVNPRTNLSRCFRCEKNFNTIDMVMICRNTDFVSSVKYLQTILNPRESGHGT; from the coding sequence ATGGGCAAGTTATTTTCTTCAAAGGAGCTTTATAAATTACGAAATTCAATCCCCATTCATGTGTTGATCGAAACACAACTGGGTATTCCTGCCAAAATCAGTGAAGGGGTATTCCGTTTTCTGTGCCCCTTGTGCAACGAGTTTCAGACCGCAGTGAACCCCAGAACGAACTTGAGCCGGTGCTTTCGATGCGAAAAGAATTTTAACACCATCGATATGGTAATGATTTGCCGCAACACCGATTTTGTCAGCAGCGTAAAATATCTGCAGACTATTTTAAACCCAAGGGAATCCGGTCATGGCACCTGA
- a CDS encoding tyrosine-type recombinase/integrase, with the protein MRISQRFYVSDFSAYIAFLLMARCGLRTSETLNLLKTHYRPKERTIYIEKTKFRKDRLIPIPTAVAHEINNLLKVRRLFPDEDDSPFCW; encoded by the coding sequence ATGCGGATAAGCCAGAGATTCTATGTGTCAGATTTCAGTGCTTATATTGCCTTTTTGTTGATGGCCCGGTGCGGACTTAGAACATCGGAGACACTCAATTTATTGAAAACCCATTACAGGCCCAAAGAAAGAACAATCTATATTGAAAAGACAAAATTTAGAAAAGATCGATTGATCCCTATACCCACAGCTGTAGCCCATGAAATCAACAACCTGCTAAAAGTCCGCCGGTTATTCCCTGATGAGGATGACAGTCCTTTTTGCTGGTAA
- a CDS encoding tyrosine-type recombinase/integrase — protein sequence MLVKVKGKKLVRMFINRRFKQALTDINLDHSRKIIGTTNFSQPSHHSLRHSFAVNTLKRIKQQGKSCQNALPVLAAYMGHSKYKYTTYYLKVLDAEHRRQLFDFARSKSEGT from the coding sequence TTGCTGGTAAAGGTAAAAGGGAAAAAACTGGTACGTATGTTTATAAATCGCAGATTTAAACAGGCTCTCACAGACATTAATCTTGATCACTCCCGGAAAATAATCGGTACGACCAACTTCAGCCAGCCTTCACATCATTCCCTGCGGCATTCGTTTGCTGTGAACACGCTGAAAAGGATAAAACAGCAAGGAAAATCCTGTCAAAATGCCCTGCCTGTACTGGCTGCGTACATGGGGCACAGCAAATACAAATACACAACCTATTATTTAAAGGTACTGGATGCTGAGCACCGTCGGCAACTGTTTGATTTTGCGAGATCAAAAAGCGAGGGTACATGA
- a CDS encoding site-specific integrase, which produces MRLTSCLHQYFYEYLPSIKGTSKQSVQAYRQSLSLFLHFLANHHSIKIKSLKIKHLTVDAVLAFLQHLKKTGKIACRLEINAWPRSSLWPR; this is translated from the coding sequence ATGAGATTGACAAGTTGCCTGCACCAGTATTTTTATGAATACTTGCCCTCAATAAAAGGGACGAGCAAACAAAGTGTTCAAGCCTACCGGCAGAGCCTGTCTTTATTCCTGCATTTTTTGGCGAATCATCACTCAATAAAAATCAAGTCATTGAAAATAAAACACTTAACGGTGGATGCAGTGCTTGCCTTTCTCCAGCATCTGAAAAAAACCGGAAAAATAGCGTGCAGACTCGAAATCAACGCCTGGCCGCGATCAAGTCTTTGGCCAAGATGA
- a CDS encoding tyrosine-type recombinase/integrase, with protein MKVFSAVDLKKKEGMRDFTILHLLYDSGARASEIATLEFDYFDPANETIAVLGKGNRYRLINLCSRTASLISDYIANHRVDPIPLFAHRLFINQRKREMTRHGINKICRKYLTLALPEKG; from the coding sequence ATGAAAGTCTTCAGTGCCGTGGATCTGAAAAAGAAAGAAGGCATGAGGGATTTTACCATTCTACATTTGCTTTATGACTCCGGTGCCCGGGCCAGTGAGATTGCCACCTTAGAATTTGATTATTTTGATCCTGCAAACGAAACCATTGCGGTCCTGGGAAAGGGAAACCGGTACCGGTTGATTAATCTATGCTCCAGAACCGCCTCGTTGATCTCGGATTATATCGCCAATCACAGGGTAGATCCCATCCCGTTATTTGCCCATAGGCTGTTTATCAATCAACGGAAGCGGGAAATGACCCGGCACGGAATTAATAAAATTTGCAGAAAATATTTGACCTTGGCATTGCCGGAAAAAGGCTGA
- a CDS encoding endonuclease, with protein sequence MRILKAILFLSLILFPALSIAGGNTTNDSFNKAKKRLLNQVYYDHRETFYCGCPFTMKKKVGLQADKFSPSTKYRKRADRIEWEHVVPAQSFGQSFREWRNGDPACVDKKGKAFKGRNCAQKVNMEYRYMQADMYNLVPAIGQVNALRSNYSYAMIPGEPRRFGNCDMEIEDRKAEPRPEIRGDIARIYFYMDDAYPGRGIISKKNRKLFQAWAKEDPIDDWERERAKRIEAVQGTKNKFVQ encoded by the coding sequence ATGAGAATCCTTAAAGCCATTCTTTTCCTAAGCCTGATATTATTCCCTGCCTTATCCATAGCTGGCGGCAACACAACAAATGACTCTTTCAATAAAGCTAAAAAACGGCTGTTGAATCAGGTTTATTATGATCACCGGGAAACCTTTTATTGTGGGTGCCCATTTACCATGAAAAAAAAGGTGGGCCTGCAGGCTGATAAATTTTCTCCATCAACAAAATACCGAAAACGGGCAGATAGAATTGAATGGGAGCATGTTGTTCCTGCACAAAGTTTTGGGCAATCGTTTCGAGAATGGAGAAATGGTGACCCGGCCTGTGTGGATAAAAAAGGAAAGGCATTTAAAGGGAGAAACTGCGCTCAAAAGGTCAATATGGAATATCGGTATATGCAGGCAGACATGTATAATCTGGTCCCGGCCATCGGCCAAGTCAATGCGCTGCGGTCAAATTATTCTTATGCAATGATTCCGGGTGAACCCCGACGTTTTGGCAACTGTGACATGGAAATAGAAGACCGAAAAGCCGAACCCCGGCCTGAAATCCGGGGAGACATCGCCAGAATTTATTTTTATATGGATGATGCTTACCCCGGGCGCGGGATTATTTCAAAAAAGAACCGGAAACTGTTTCAGGCTTGGGCCAAGGAAGATCCGATAGACGATTGGGAAAGGGAAAGAGCCAAACGGATTGAAGCTGTCCAGGGCACTAAAAATAAATTTGTTCAGTAA
- a CDS encoding MarR family winged helix-turn-helix transcriptional regulator, whose amino-acid sequence MTAEQWGAVLILLNGGAITQGQLGEKLCLEKSSVSRLLEGLERRDWIVRTKNPKDSRQKLVTPTPKVLETVEHCSSIARAILKEACHGMTEEDLLICQSALLRIISNLNEGA is encoded by the coding sequence ATGACAGCTGAACAATGGGGCGCTGTTCTCATTTTGCTCAACGGTGGAGCCATCACCCAAGGGCAGCTTGGCGAAAAATTATGTCTTGAAAAATCAAGTGTTAGCCGTCTGCTGGAAGGGCTTGAGCGGCGAGATTGGATTGTACGAACCAAGAATCCAAAGGACAGCAGGCAAAAATTGGTTACGCCAACGCCCAAGGTTCTGGAAACGGTGGAGCATTGCTCAAGTATTGCCAGAGCCATTTTAAAAGAAGCGTGTCATGGTATGACAGAAGAGGATCTATTGATCTGCCAGTCCGCCTTGCTACGCATCATATCAAACCTGAATGAAGGGGCTTAA
- a CDS encoding DUF169 domain-containing protein, protein MNFQSILEETKAFLDHLGLDEEPFGVYYDDTKPEKAFGPKPGVPISREMEDQGQVDMQDVFKTFSCVIGNIWLARKKHGAAYISSEEYGCPGGVFYCSMMKPNLRFIEHYVTTGFEGTPIHGERYLPSPESMRTFLNKVDPRKAPAKYCIFKPLSLFSDGQEPEFVIFFARPEVLSGLFTHTMFTTGDVDSVASPFGAGCTNIISWPLFYKEQGKEKAVLGGFDPSARKYLKTDELTFTVPLSLYQKMLKALPDSMFNVGNDWKVVRKKVDRSAKVWGEMD, encoded by the coding sequence ATGAATTTTCAATCAATTCTTGAAGAAACAAAAGCATTTCTGGATCACTTGGGTTTGGACGAAGAACCTTTTGGCGTGTATTATGATGACACCAAGCCGGAAAAAGCCTTTGGCCCGAAACCTGGCGTTCCTATCTCCCGCGAAATGGAAGATCAGGGACAGGTAGATATGCAGGATGTATTCAAAACTTTTTCCTGTGTTATCGGTAATATCTGGCTGGCCAGAAAAAAACACGGTGCCGCCTATATTTCATCGGAAGAGTATGGATGTCCCGGAGGCGTTTTTTATTGCTCCATGATGAAACCCAACCTCAGATTCATTGAGCACTATGTGACCACAGGGTTTGAAGGAACTCCCATTCATGGCGAACGGTATCTTCCTTCGCCTGAATCCATGAGAACGTTTCTTAACAAGGTCGATCCCCGAAAGGCACCGGCAAAATATTGTATCTTCAAGCCGTTGTCTCTATTTTCGGATGGTCAGGAGCCTGAATTTGTCATCTTTTTTGCCCGGCCCGAAGTGTTAAGCGGTCTTTTCACCCATACCATGTTTACCACGGGAGATGTGGACAGTGTCGCATCCCCATTCGGTGCAGGATGCACCAATATTATTTCGTGGCCCCTTTTCTACAAAGAACAGGGAAAAGAAAAAGCTGTACTCGGCGGTTTTGATCCTTCGGCCAGGAAATACCTGAAAACGGACGAGCTGACTTTTACAGTTCCCCTTTCCTTGTATCAAAAAATGCTCAAGGCCCTGCCCGATTCCATGTTCAACGTTGGCAACGACTGGAAGGTCGTGCGTAAAAAGGTTGACCGCAGTGCCAAGGTATGGGGAGAAATGGATTAG
- a CDS encoding AraC family transcriptional regulator, translating into MDDHKINSVEIPEKMADASRRLATSIARWTGDENQADAKVPGLRFSRWTTPTEPTSYTLESSICLIAQGSKRVLLGEDAYVYDATRFLITSVDLPVVANIIEASTEKPYLGLVLEIDLKEISQLTVDSGLPVSRSGQAQKGMAVGRLSLPLLETFQRLIDLLDEEENIKILAPLIKREIFFRLLTSDQGPRLQQIAASGSHSHQISRAITWLKNNYTRPLSVNELAASAGMSRSAFHSHFKVMTSMTPLQFQKRLRLNEARRLMLTENLDAMTATFEVGYESASQFSREYSRLFGAPPLRDINRLRDTAST; encoded by the coding sequence ATGGATGACCATAAAATAAATTCGGTGGAGATACCGGAAAAAATGGCCGACGCATCCCGAAGACTGGCAACGAGTATTGCCCGATGGACGGGGGATGAGAATCAGGCGGATGCTAAAGTTCCGGGACTCAGGTTCAGCCGGTGGACGACCCCGACGGAACCGACAAGTTATACGCTTGAATCAAGCATCTGTCTGATCGCCCAGGGAAGCAAACGGGTCTTACTGGGAGAGGATGCCTACGTGTATGATGCAACCCGCTTTTTGATCACATCCGTGGATCTGCCGGTTGTGGCCAACATCATTGAGGCGAGCACCGAAAAACCTTATCTCGGGTTGGTATTGGAAATTGATTTAAAGGAAATCTCCCAACTCACCGTGGACAGCGGTCTTCCGGTAAGCCGCTCCGGGCAGGCGCAAAAGGGCATGGCCGTGGGGCGGCTGTCATTGCCCCTGCTTGAGACGTTCCAACGCCTCATTGATCTTCTGGATGAAGAAGAAAATATAAAAATCCTTGCACCGTTGATCAAGCGGGAGATCTTTTTTCGCCTGCTCACATCGGATCAAGGGCCGCGTCTTCAGCAGATCGCCGCATCAGGAAGTCACAGCCATCAGATTTCCCGGGCCATTACCTGGCTGAAAAATAATTACACCCGCCCCCTTAGTGTAAACGAACTGGCGGCCAGTGCCGGCATGAGCAGATCGGCATTTCATAGCCATTTTAAGGTGATGACCTCAATGACCCCTCTGCAGTTTCAAAAACGGCTGCGCTTGAACGAAGCCCGGCGGCTGATGCTGACGGAAAATCTGGATGCCATGACCGCAACATTCGAGGTGGGGTATGAAAGCGCCTCACAGTTCAGCCGGGAATACAGCCGTCTGTTCGGCGCTCCACCCTTACGGGACATAAATCGGTTGCGTGACACCGCGTCCACATAG